gtggccggcggtccTATCGACACCGCGTCCGCAGGAGGAGGCCCAAAATCTGTGGAGTGCCCGGAGGGGATCTCTGCTAGGCCACTGTAATTACATCATAGACCCAATTAACCCACAGCGAAGCCAGCAAAGAATGAAGAACACGGttcacgttttgtttttatttttaatgaaaaattattccttcattttccatcgtttctgTGTGTTTCCTTGTTTCCTTGTTGTTTCGCTAACCCGCGCTTCCGCCGTGTTTATGATCTGtaatattttttgcttctaTTCTTATTCCTTCCTTACAGCCTACCGCCGACTTCTTCCCATAGCTTTGATGATGGAGTCTTGATATTTACAACACTTAGTTTTCGTTTATGCTAACTCTTGTAACGCGCTCGATCGGGCGCTGCCTTCGCAGCTCTAACATTAATCATCACTTCGCTTTAGCAGCcttgtttcgttcgctgttTGTCTAGTCTCTATCTTCTAGTAAGGTTCTCTGCTCTCGAAGTAGTACTTTTTACGTCTGTTACAtatgaaattgtttcactttaccactctctctctgtctgtgctCGGCTCTTGAAGAGTGGGTTCAGTTTGTAGGCTAATTTTCcacattccattccgttttTCCAATTCATTATAGACTAACGTTAAGTTCGCTTTCCGCTGCCCAGCgtggttgattgattaatttacaGAGCTTTTGACTAACTATGGGTTCGGTTTTAAAAACTGATAACAACAATCCGCTTGACTTGACGGGTCCGCTCCGGCGGGTATCGGATCCGTTCTCTGCTCCGTGTTCTGATATAGGTTGTCCCCCGTTGATCCACTCCCCGGTTTTGCTGTCAATTCCTCTTCAAAACTCCTGTTTTTGAGATGCACGTTTAACGCTTACGATTTCCGAAAACACACTTAAATGGGAACGGAGAGTTTCCTTtgcctgtttttgtttctctttttacTATTTACACAAATGTTTCGCGTTTCAATTTTGACTAAGTTTGCGTGAGCTTTCGCCCGTTTCTAGCGTTATCGCACCGTTATCTATTTACATCCATTGCTCGTTAACGGTTCCCCGGACGGGGCGCTTAAATAAGTGTTTTAAacatctctcgctcgctgctctTTCGTTCGTATCTAGAATCTAGGTCGTAGGTTGCAATAGTAACGATGCGTTGTGTGTAATTTGTATCACGTTAAAGAACAGTACGAATGGTACGAATGATTGAATCGAGTTCTAGCGAgttctccggttccggccgccTCAACCGCCTTGCTGCTCCAGCGGCCCCGTTACCGATCCGATAGTTTAGTAGTTTCTTTGTAAAGAAGAATATTGCTTTTCAAGTTTGAAGTTACTCCTAGCGTCTAGCGCCAGAACCAGCCAGGAAGCCGGGAAGAGGCCGAAATGGCGGGGccagtttttcactttatCGCCACCCGACGGGTTCTGTGGTTTTACTTCGCTAAGTAGCCGACTCCggcctgtcgtcgtcgtggccattattttattgcgCTTTTCTGGCCCGTTCCTTTTTCCTACTCTCGCTACTACACGGAGAAAGAGaatgagagtgagagagtgagcgagagggcTCGAGAAGAAgggctttttttgctttcaatttgcgttcaattttaaattcaatcttCCAGTGTTCGTTAACGATGGCGCTTGCTTCGGGAGTTCCGGGTGACAGAACTATGCTCGCGTGTCGCGGCCGCGGTTTAGgaatataatttaattttcattacacACTATTCGCTTCCTGGCTCCACTCATTAGTCTCATTACTTAGCCCATTAGCGCGGGTTGCGGGGCCTCTTAATGTCACTCGGTCAGGTCAGGAAATTCATGCACCCTTTTGACATAATTTTCacatccatttttcatctcacCTAATGTgtcatccggtggccggtgtcaTCGTATTCTTTCTGTTCCAAGTGATCTCCTCAACAAACTCACCGTTCTTTTCATTGTCCCCCCGTTTGATGGGCTtattttgccgtttgccgatggccgcaaacaaaaaatgtgattCTTCCACTTTTATGGCATAATTACCAGAAGGAGTCGTCCGCGATTCAAATGAAAGCttcccccggcgggggggacAAACGGGACTAGAAATGAAGCAACACGCAACACCCGCAAGGCGCTCGTTCCCGGTGTTCGGGTCGGCGGCATCATAAACCCGGGGCGGACGTGACTTTTAAGTGTCATTATGCGTTACTTAGCCTACGTCGAGACGCGGTTCCCGTCCGCAGGCTATAAATAGGCTGGCGACTGCTGGCTGCCAACCGTCCACAATTGGGGGGctttttaaatgatttaattgTTTCAGACCTTCCGCgtcgcgtttgttttttgttccctcCATTCCGTTTACTGTCCGACGAGGGAAGAGGGTCCTGCCCGGGGAGCCATGCCCTATCCCAAAACTAAGGGTGACAGGGCTCTGCTTTGATCTCCGACAGCTTTTGCTGGCCGCTTTCAAGTTGCGGCAGAAAGTGAGAGATTAATTAGAGAAAAATCATCAAGAGAATTGAAAGACCCGGTGACGAAAAGTACGCCAATGTGAGGCCGACTGGCGGCTTCAACTAAAGAGTCGCTTTCAGGCCAGCTAGTGAGCGACAATCTAAAGCAGGACCCCGTCGAAAGCATATCGAATCGCTGCTTCAAACGCAAATCTGCTCACGCTTTCCACTTGCACCCCCAATTAGCCCAGGAGTCTGAAGCTCCTGGAGACAAACTTCGAACCCCGAGGGGCATCGCGCACACATATAAAGTATGATTGATGGTTCTATTAGGTCGAAAGTGAAGCGAGGTTTGATTTCCGCAAAACGAGGCCACCGAGCGACGGCGTTGACAATGCTGGCCTAGCATCGAAGGACCTCCAAGACATCCCGGCTCCCGGCCTCAAAAGGTCGCCGGATGACGGAACCGTGACGTTTctccgctcggctcgggagaTCTTATTGCGATTAGTGCGATCGGCCGACCGACTCATGGTTAATTGCTGTACacgaccgcgaccgcgacgaACGGATCGATGCCCTCCCCCCGGGAAGGCTACTGTGTTGGGGTCAAAACGTGAGTCCCACTTTCAGGAGTTTCTCAGCCCGGCCCGATAATGATGAATCGATCCAATCGGTCCAGCGTGGGGTCCAGCCAAGGGTGAGAGATTAGGGTTGGCCAGGCGATGAATGAATTTCGCGCTAGGAGCCATGAATGGCGCCTTTCACATCGCGGTGACCTCATTTTGATGGGGAGCGAACATAATGCTCAGTCGCTGGAGAAAAAAACTCGAAAGAGCCTCCCGGCACGGGTCCGGCTTTGATTCCGTTTTGATTCGACTTTGATGTCGGACCCACGGTGGTTGCGCATCTTTTCTGTAATTAATACGcaagaaaaaaggagcaacagGGGGACTTCGGGGGACACCCGTTGAGTTGAAGTTGTTTGATTATAATTACGTCCCGGCCAACATAtttgcgaagaaaaaaaagagccAATGCCAACCGAAGGGAAAACAACACGTCATGCATCGATAAATGTCAAGCACTTGATGATTCGCTTCGGGGGCCGCCCGACGCCGGGTCTATTGATCTTCGCCAACCCCACGTGGAGTCCCCGCGGTAATGAGTAGGATGATGGGGTTTCTTAAGAACGCCGCGCCAAAGTTGTTCATCAACTAAATCAATAAACAGCGCTTTCCGGTAGAACCACCGGCAAGGCTCCCGTGCTGTGGGCCTTCCGTGCTGCCGaaccccaccgccaccggatgtCACCGACATTATTCCGgccattaatttaattaaacaacatTCCCGCCCCGCGGCCTCGgggtcctcgtcgtcctcggagTACTCGCCGTACGACAATGACGCtcacgatgatgacgatgatggcgatgactGCTCGAGCAACTGTTCGTGCTGCTGTTTGGCTAGCGTCTACTTTTCAGACTAGTTCTCTAGCCGGAAGGGATTCCCTGGCCAAGTAGAGTTTCCAGCTTTCCCTTACAAAATATGCACAACCCACAGGCCACAGGGACTTCCCAGGGAAGGGCCAAGAAAAGCGTAAAAGAAACGAACCGGAGGTAAGACCGTACGCTGGTCGGTAAGTCAAGACGTGATTGTGGTTATCATCGAGGGCTCGCCATGAACTTGCGGTTTCCGGCACACCAGTCTAATTAGGGGTAAACATTTAATTCCTGGCCAATTTTTTccggacggacgacggagcTCTTTGCCTAATTGGAATTGGGCGGTGAAGCCACGCCACCTTCGAATGCAGTTTGGACCGAGTTGGAAGTGACAGTTCTGGTCACAACAATGTCACAACGATGacacacggccggccggcgaatggGTTCTACTAATCCTATCTACTGCCCACcactggctctctctctctcccaggCCGGAAGAGGACACGTCGAGAAATCTACATACACACCGCTCACACCGCCTAGTGATAGTGGCGCACGGAGGACAGTGTCTTCCGGCCGCCGCTTCCGGCcaggccggtcggtggcggcggtgtgcAGGATGGCGGTGGCGAGGGGCCACGCGGGTccgcgttgttgttgatgtggTTCAGTTCTAGGGTCGCCGTACCGTagctcggcggtggcggcagcaacCCGTTGCGGATCGGTAGCTCCGGTGGCAGTGGACTCTGCGGTGGCGACGTGGCCTCACTGGGACTGGCACTGTCGGCACTGCCGCCGCTTCCCTCGTCATCCCGTCCACCGCCACTCCCGTTCACGTCCAGCGTGTCCTCGTCTTCACGGTccgatccgtcgtcgtcgccgtcatcgacGCGACGCtgctgaagatgatgatgatgcatcggccgctgatgatggtggtggtgatgacgGTGCAGCTCCCCGTCATCGTCCTCCCCGTCCCCGTGGTGAAGGTCCTGCGGGAGGTGATAGAGGCGCGAGTGGTCGAGTGGCGACTGAGGGTAcgcagcaccgccgccgccatggtggtgatggtgggtcTGATACTTGGCCGGCTGTTGGCCAGACCGCGGACACGAAGGACCCCCCAGGACCCCCAAGGACCCGATGGTATTCGTCTTGTCCCGGGGCGGCAGGAAGTGGTCCTGGTTCAGTCGGAGCGGAGCGAGCGTTTGCTGGTGCGTCTGATAGGTGAtctggtggtagtggtggttggcgggaccaccacccccaccaccaccccccggcaACCCACCATTCTCAgcgagggggtggtggtggtggtggggtggaaTCGGAGGCGTGTAGTTGGGGAACAGCTTCATGCCCGGCTTGACCGTCAGCGGGTCCTGCAGGAAGCTGGTGGCCGTCGTTGTCTGGTGGCCCGCGACTCCCACtccacccaccgccgccggaccgcccgcccgccgcgGTGGTGGAGGGGGAGCCTCTAGCTATAGCTCCGTCACCGGTATGTGCCGGATGCCGtgcgaatgatgatgatgatgatggttgttgATCTGATAGTTGTTCAGCGTCGTCGGGTGAATGGCCAGCCCCCCACCgggtggcccaccaccaccaccaccaccaccgaccccggCCCCCGGACACGGGTGAGGATGGCGCGCCGAGTAGTCCTCCTCGGAGAACGTCTTCTGGTACTCGCGCTCCTTCCGCCCAATCCCGTTGCCACCCCAGCTACCCTTGACCATCTTCTGGATCCACCGGCGGCACTTGTAGATGACGAGGGCCAGTGTCGTGAGGAGTGCGGCCACCCCAACCAGCACCGCGCAGATGATGGCCTGCTGTTGGCGATCCGAGTGAGAGCAGCCCAGGAGCTCCGGTGAAAGGCTCTGGAGTGCCTGTTCCCGCAATCGATCCGGAGCCGCACAGACCACCGGCAACTGGACCACGGGCTGCTGGCCATCCTGGATCCCGGTCGCATTCCCCGCCCGGCTGACCAGAAGGTTCCGGAGCCACAGCATCTGACAGTCGCACCGGAGCGGGTTCTCCGACAGATCCAGCTCGATCAGCTCGTTCCACGTGAACAGCCCGTCGGTCAGCGTGGTCAGCGCGTTGTCCCGCAGCACGATACGCCTCAGGTGGGGCAACCCACTGAGCGCACCCTCCTGGATCTCCGACAGCGCCTTGTTCGAAGCGAGCGTGATCTCCTCCAGGTTGGTGTTGGCCGCGAACGCACCACCGTCGATGCGGTGCAGCTTCAGCGAGCCGGATATGTCGAGCCGCCGGAGTTGGCCCAATCCGGCGAAGGCGCCCGCCGGAACGCTCTCGAAGTCGTTCTGCCCAAGGGACAACTCCTCGAGCCGTTCGAGCGAAGCCAGCTCTCCGGTCGGGATACGTGCCAACCGATTGTCCGATAGGTCGAGCGTTCGCAGCTGCTCCAGACCCCGGAAACTATCACGGGTCACGTTCAGCAGGGCCGCACCCTTCAGGTCGAGCCGGGAGAGTCCTGGCAACGCCGCGAACGCTTCCCGGGGGATGGTCGTGAACGAGTTGAGGCCGAGGTAGAGCTCGGCCAGGGTTCGCAGGGGTACGAACGCCGGCGAGGGCACCGTGCTGATGGTGTTATCGTCCAGATAGAGCACCCGCAGGTTGGCCAACCCGGCGAACGCTTTCGGGTCGATCTTGGCGATCCGGTTCTGGCCCAGGTTGAGCTCCTGTAGCTTGGGGACACCGGCGAACACTCCCTCCGGCAGCTCGTC
The nucleotide sequence above comes from Anopheles bellator chromosome 1, idAnoBellAS_SP24_06.2, whole genome shotgun sequence. Encoded proteins:
- the LOC131206468 gene encoding insulin-like growth factor-binding protein complex acid labile subunit codes for the protein MSAARTLRLVLLAALLLVPRAGSAGLANCPLGCQCDDDTLVVTCGEGQLDVLPIVLNPSLERLVIKNNKIKTIDSSMVFYAELTFLDLSYNHLFNMPPRTFAYQKKLTELHLNHNKVGAVTNKTFVGLISLTVLNLRGNFIDELPEGVFAGVPKLQELNLGQNRIAKIDPKAFAGLANLRVLYLDDNTISTVPSPAFVPLRTLAELYLGLNSFTTIPREAFAALPGLSRLDLKGAALLNVTRDSFRGLEQLRTLDLSDNRLARIPTGELASLERLEELSLGQNDFESVPAGAFAGLGQLRRLDISGSLKLHRIDGGAFAANTNLEEITLASNKALSEIQEGALSGLPHLRRIVLRDNALTTLTDGLFTWNELIELDLSENPLRCDCQMLWLRNLLVSRAGNATGIQDGQQPVVQLPVVCAAPDRLREQALQSLSPELLGCSHSDRQQQAIICAVLVGVAALLTTLALVIYKCRRWIQKMVKGSWGGNGIGRKEREYQKTFSEEDYSARHPHPCPGAGVGGGGGGGGPPGGGLAIHPTTLNNYQINNHHHHHHSHGIRHIPVTEL
- the LOC131206466 gene encoding uncharacterized protein LOC131206466 produces the protein TTTATSFLQDPLTVKPGMKLFPNYTPPIPPHHHHHPLAENGGLPGGGGGGGGPANHHYHQITYQTHQQTLAPLRLNQDHFLPPRDKTNTIGSLGVLGGPSCPRSGQQPAKYQTHHHHHGGGGPSPRGRGGR